One window of Methanofervidicoccus abyssi genomic DNA carries:
- a CDS encoding class I SAM-dependent rRNA methyltransferase, with protein MKISIDKRAYNSILNFSRIIYKNAIINKEDIPEKDDIVYLYYKNKFIAQALYVKGSPCIKILTLKKEDIDRDFFYRRIKRAIEYREKFLGFKNTYRMIYAEGDYLPCIVLDRYNNIGSMQISSKVMEKYAPVIYECVEELAGITTLYIQGAKKGDRIKPRILGDRNNVETIIEEGRGRFKVNVSGHKTGFFLDQRDNRIDIEKYVREGDRVLDVCCYTGGFAVHCGVMGAEVWGIDISKKALEVAEENMELNDIKDYHLIHGNAFDIMRELIEDGESFDIVILDPPSFTKTSKDVKNALRAYNTLNYLALKLCRRMLVTCSCSHHIDRETFKNTVVSSSLRAKREIKQIGGYRTQSPDHVITMANKNLEYLKCLFFAVEC; from the coding sequence ATAAAAATTAGCATAGATAAGAGGGCCTATAACTCAATATTGAATTTTTCAAGAATAATTTACAAAAATGCCATTATAAACAAGGAGGACATACCTGAGAAAGATGATATAGTGTATCTATATTACAAAAATAAATTTATAGCACAGGCCCTATATGTTAAAGGGAGTCCCTGTATAAAGATATTAACATTAAAAAAAGAGGATATTGATAGAGATTTCTTCTACAGGAGGATAAAGAGAGCTATCGAATATAGGGAGAAATTTCTTGGTTTTAAAAACACCTACAGGATGATATATGCAGAAGGCGACTATCTACCATGTATAGTGCTAGACAGATACAACAATATAGGTTCTATGCAGATCTCTTCTAAGGTTATGGAAAAGTATGCACCAGTAATATACGAATGTGTGGAGGAACTTGCAGGTATCACTACCTTATATATCCAAGGAGCTAAGAAGGGAGACAGAATAAAACCGAGAATACTTGGGGATAGAAATAACGTAGAGACTATTATAGAAGAAGGAAGGGGAAGGTTCAAGGTAAATGTTAGTGGGCATAAAACTGGTTTCTTTTTGGATCAAAGAGATAACAGAATAGATATCGAGAAATATGTTAGAGAGGGAGATAGAGTATTGGACGTATGTTGCTATACAGGTGGCTTTGCTGTGCACTGTGGAGTAATGGGTGCAGAAGTGTGGGGGATAGATATATCGAAGAAAGCCTTGGAAGTTGCAGAGGAAAATATGGAGTTAAACGATATCAAGGACTATCATCTTATACATGGGAATGCCTTTGATATAATGAGGGAGTTAATAGAAGATGGAGAATCTTTTGACATTGTAATACTAGATCCCCCATCTTTTACAAAAACCTCCAAAGATGTTAAAAATGCTTTAAGGGCCTACAACACCCTTAACTACTTAGCCTTAAAACTCTGTAGAAGGATGTTAGTTACATGTTCCTGCTCCCACCACATAGACAGGGAGACTTTTAAGAATACAGTGGTATCATCTTCCCTAAGGGCTAAAAGAGAGATTAAGCAGATCGGAGGTTATAGAACTCAATCTCCAGATCATGTAATTACTATGGCCAATAAAAATTTGGAGTATCTAAAATGTCTATTTTTTGCTGTAGAATGTTAA
- a CDS encoding DsrE/DsrF/TusD sulfur relay family protein — MKFTVIITTAPYGHERAYSALRFALTSLLEGIDVNIFLLEDGVYVAKNSQNPSEVPNYMEYLKNCIESGAIVKACGPCCKARGLREEDLIDGVVLGTMHDLVNFVKESDKIITF; from the coding sequence TTGAAGTTTACGGTGATAATCACCACAGCTCCTTATGGCCATGAAAGAGCATATTCGGCTCTTAGATTTGCCCTTACCTCCCTGTTAGAAGGTATAGATGTAAATATATTCCTTCTAGAAGACGGTGTCTACGTGGCGAAGAATTCTCAAAATCCCTCTGAGGTCCCAAACTACATGGAATACTTAAAAAACTGTATAGAATCTGGGGCGATTGTAAAGGCCTGTGGTCCTTGTTGTAAAGCGAGGGGTTTAAGGGAAGAAGATCTTATAGATGGAGTGGTACTAGGTACAATGCATGACTTAGTGAATTTTGTAAAGGAGAGTGATAAGATTATTACCTTCTAA
- a CDS encoding sulfurtransferase TusA family protein, producing the protein MELDVRGLICPMPVLKTKKALEELPEGERLTVIGDYKPALENIKRFAETNGYKVVSIEDSGDTFKIVIEK; encoded by the coding sequence ATGGAGTTAGACGTCCGTGGCCTCATATGTCCAATGCCTGTGTTGAAAACAAAGAAAGCGTTGGAGGAATTACCAGAAGGTGAGAGATTAACTGTAATAGGAGATTACAAACCTGCCCTGGAGAATATTAAAAGATTCGCTGAAACCAATGGTTATAAAGTAGTATCCATCGAGGATTCTGGAGATACTTTTAAAATTGTAATAGAGAAGTAA
- the taw3 gene encoding tRNA(Phe) 7-((3-amino-3-carboxypropyl)-4-demethylwyosine(37)-N(4))-methyltransferase Taw3, producing MFQEDKEKALKKLKNALEKGLVDKGIIYLLERINEMEDYYTTSSCIGRCGIMEFPKGKNPKVHSRWLGKWHHYGDERDLFEALERRSKDFGMLVFIMNSPILHVASRNIPAAKRLLDLAIHNGLKASSIKSITDKRVMVEILSTYRIDAPIGIDGRILADKNYLKMLLEVGNVKLKKSRELFYRFYRTLENIS from the coding sequence ATGTTCCAGGAAGATAAAGAGAAAGCCTTAAAGAAGTTGAAGAATGCTTTAGAGAAAGGCCTCGTAGATAAAGGTATAATATATCTACTTGAGAGAATAAACGAGATGGAAGATTACTACACAACTAGTTCTTGTATCGGGAGATGTGGTATAATGGAGTTTCCAAAAGGTAAAAATCCCAAGGTACATTCAAGATGGCTTGGAAAGTGGCACCACTATGGAGATGAGAGAGATTTATTTGAAGCCTTAGAGAGAAGATCTAAAGATTTTGGGATGTTAGTTTTTATAATGAACTCCCCCATACTCCACGTGGCCTCCAGAAATATCCCTGCTGCGAAGAGACTCCTGGATCTCGCTATTCACAACGGTTTAAAAGCTTCTTCTATAAAGTCTATAACGGATAAGAGGGTTATGGTAGAGATATTGAGTACCTATAGAATAGATGCACCAATTGGTATAGATGGGCGTATCCTAGCAGATAAGAATTACCTCAAGATGTTATTGGAGGTTGGGAATGTTAAATTAAAAAAATCGAGAGAGTTATTTTATAGGTTTTATAGGACGTTGGAAAATATATCATAA
- the albA gene encoding DNA-binding protein Alba produces MMGTVFVGKKSIMNYVLAVITQFNVENVDKVVIKARGKAISKAVDVEEMVRNRFLPNVKVEEVRLGTDKVKNEDGRTVNVSTIEIVLSKE; encoded by the coding sequence ATGATGGGTACAGTATTTGTTGGTAAAAAAAGTATTATGAACTATGTCCTTGCAGTAATCACTCAATTCAACGTAGAGAACGTAGACAAGGTAGTGATAAAAGCTAGAGGTAAGGCGATAAGTAAGGCTGTAGATGTAGAAGAGATGGTAAGAAATAGATTCCTACCTAATGTTAAAGTGGAAGAGGTTAGATTAGGAACTGATAAGGTAAAAAATGAGGATGGTAGGACAGTCAATGTTTCAACTATCGAAATAGTACTTTCAAAAGAGTAA
- the hemC gene encoding hydroxymethylbilane synthase: protein MKLVIGSRGSKLALAQTYYIKNLLEKIDEDLEVEIKIVKTKGDVDQRVSISQLGLGVFTKELDIKMLEHEIDIAVHSLKDVPTLWNEDLTIAATPQRESYYDVIVYNRNVDIESSVVVGTSSVRRRAFLSLKYPKMKIVSLRGNIDTRLKKLMEGKYQGIVVAEAGLRRLKIDLDTLNLNYKKLDIPPAPAQGVIGVAARKGDREIIKLLKKINDSKTYL, encoded by the coding sequence TTGAAGTTGGTAATAGGTAGTAGGGGAAGTAAACTGGCTTTAGCCCAAACTTACTACATAAAGAATCTCCTGGAAAAAATAGATGAAGATTTAGAGGTTGAAATAAAGATAGTGAAAACGAAAGGAGATGTAGATCAGAGAGTTTCTATATCTCAGTTGGGATTAGGAGTATTTACCAAGGAATTGGATATTAAGATGTTAGAACATGAGATAGATATTGCAGTTCACAGTCTAAAGGATGTACCTACGCTGTGGAACGAAGATCTCACTATAGCTGCAACCCCACAACGAGAAAGTTACTACGATGTAATAGTGTACAACAGGAACGTGGATATAGAGAGTAGCGTCGTAGTGGGCACTTCTAGTGTTAGAAGAAGAGCCTTCCTCTCTCTGAAGTATCCAAAGATGAAAATAGTCTCTTTAAGAGGAAACATAGACACTAGATTGAAAAAATTAATGGAAGGAAAATATCAGGGAATAGTTGTGGCTGAAGCAGGTTTAAGGAGACTTAAAATAGATCTAGATACCTTAAACCTGAATTACAAGAAATTGGATATTCCTCCTGCACCAGCTCAGGGTGTTATAGGAGTGGCTGCCAGGAAGGGAGACAGAGAGATCATAAAACTACTTAAAAAGATAAACGATAGTAAAACTTATTTATAA
- a CDS encoding COG1470 family protein has translation MDTKIVFMLFSLLALATVQIYGEDLKIVDVWTSNVLVGTSTHTTEYYINPKITPTIFVKVYGGSYQHDVILEVKSDEGESWKSSLVPILPHKEEVIPAELKFKEFGIHTIYVSLLDKDGKVLTSKKATIAVPDPIDVVNISCEDSFINESKPDIEICNSPWFIVTLKNNRYSQSDYNVKVWIAVVSQNFNKDASKYPNDKGVLYYGKNDSKVIYLAKGSEREIKFKIPPITAKEDIIKIQVHINVSGIHDYSDGPAYTLIYTTDGYKIKYSRIIQHKKFYYPISLQDFQIVTTLNKDVVGILKNYYRTSKIEDVELEELIKSRNYGDTKVLPRIYLKDDPYLVITKLTLVNRFNDKSSVVVTLESDTDRITKEVELNKFEVKEIYLPVSIKYPKNRLNISLQCGTYKYEISENLKIKPIAVSPVYIDSIEIDKGNGVYRPIGNNYYVDLFINNNCTLKITLKNCYNKTLSGNLTVDALDFNKEIMKCPSRLSFRINPGGKTTLYLPISFNTAVKGDIKFTVKVDGALTSYSKIFHFNVNNIKADIEYISPYSVKVTLLKNGSQYSNIPVPGYENKFKITFRNPMDEDIRVFTWIEVKGENNEFKESSDKKIICIPSKGEKSVYFKLKFNEGFKGYLQVYISPVNYSNPILVASKYITVFSPLSIEKLQYNNSKIYGEIKYSYTCTKPIYYRYWYVLEKDNEKVFESTKYSKVIYPGEVNKIEFRLQGLKDSEYTLRFFVEIPDFVKINYTDYPILLERSIKLNNTIENTSLLNTTNNNSSNTIENTSLLNTTNNNSSNTIENTSLLNTTNNNSSNTIENTSLLNTTNNNSSINLSVVYNESEVTKSMSSTTKESETSNGIIGTIFASIMEIVGRIFHFFGF, from the coding sequence ATGGATACAAAAATAGTATTTATGCTCTTCTCCCTACTTGCACTAGCTACTGTTCAAATATATGGGGAAGATTTAAAAATAGTCGATGTATGGACATCAAATGTTTTAGTGGGAACATCAACACACACTACAGAATATTATATAAACCCCAAAATAACACCAACAATTTTTGTGAAGGTGTATGGAGGATCTTACCAACACGATGTTATCTTAGAGGTTAAATCTGATGAAGGTGAAAGTTGGAAGTCATCCCTTGTACCAATACTACCACATAAAGAAGAAGTTATACCTGCAGAGTTAAAATTTAAAGAATTTGGTATTCACACTATTTATGTATCTCTACTGGATAAAGATGGAAAAGTTCTAACTAGTAAAAAAGCTACTATAGCTGTACCCGACCCAATAGATGTTGTAAATATATCCTGTGAGGATTCATTTATCAATGAGTCAAAACCAGATATTGAAATATGTAATTCCCCCTGGTTTATAGTAACCCTGAAAAATAACAGATATTCCCAGTCAGACTACAACGTTAAAGTATGGATTGCGGTAGTATCTCAAAATTTCAACAAAGATGCCAGTAAGTATCCTAATGACAAAGGAGTGCTCTACTATGGAAAAAACGACAGTAAAGTAATATACTTAGCAAAAGGTAGTGAACGTGAAATAAAATTTAAAATACCTCCAATAACAGCTAAAGAAGATATTATAAAGATTCAGGTTCATATCAATGTCTCGGGAATACATGACTACTCCGATGGACCGGCTTATACTTTAATATATACAACTGATGGATATAAAATCAAATATTCACGGATAATACAACATAAAAAGTTTTATTATCCAATATCTCTACAAGATTTCCAAATAGTAACTACCTTAAATAAAGATGTTGTAGGTATTCTGAAGAATTACTACAGGACTTCTAAAATAGAAGATGTTGAATTAGAGGAGTTGATAAAAAGCCGTAACTATGGAGATACTAAAGTTTTACCAAGGATATATCTAAAAGACGATCCATATCTCGTTATCACTAAATTAACGTTGGTAAATAGATTCAACGATAAGTCTTCTGTAGTAGTGACTCTCGAAAGTGACACTGATAGAATCACAAAAGAGGTAGAGTTAAATAAGTTTGAAGTTAAGGAGATATATCTACCTGTAAGTATCAAATATCCTAAGAACAGATTAAATATATCTCTACAATGTGGAACATATAAATATGAAATCTCTGAAAATTTAAAAATCAAACCGATTGCAGTTTCTCCAGTATACATAGATAGTATTGAAATTGACAAAGGAAATGGGGTATATAGACCTATAGGGAACAATTACTACGTAGATTTGTTTATTAATAATAACTGTACTTTAAAGATAACTTTGAAAAATTGTTACAATAAAACACTCTCCGGGAATCTTACAGTTGATGCTTTAGATTTTAATAAAGAAATAATGAAATGTCCTTCAAGACTTTCATTTAGAATAAACCCCGGGGGAAAAACAACTCTTTATCTCCCAATATCATTCAACACCGCTGTAAAAGGAGATATAAAATTTACAGTGAAGGTTGATGGAGCATTAACAAGTTACTCTAAAATATTCCATTTCAATGTAAATAACATTAAAGCTGATATTGAATATATTAGTCCTTATAGTGTAAAAGTAACATTATTGAAGAACGGATCACAATATAGCAATATTCCTGTACCAGGTTATGAGAATAAATTTAAGATAACCTTTAGAAACCCTATGGACGAAGATATTAGAGTATTTACATGGATAGAAGTAAAAGGAGAAAACAATGAATTTAAAGAATCGAGTGATAAAAAAATTATATGTATCCCATCAAAAGGGGAGAAATCTGTTTATTTCAAACTTAAATTTAATGAAGGGTTTAAAGGATATTTACAAGTTTATATATCTCCTGTAAATTACTCTAATCCGATATTGGTAGCATCTAAATATATTACTGTATTTAGTCCCCTATCTATAGAAAAATTACAGTACAACAACTCTAAGATATATGGAGAAATAAAATACAGTTATACATGTACAAAACCCATATATTACAGATATTGGTATGTGTTGGAAAAGGATAATGAAAAGGTATTTGAAAGTACAAAATACAGTAAGGTTATATATCCTGGAGAAGTTAATAAGATAGAGTTTAGGCTCCAAGGTCTCAAAGATTCTGAGTATACTTTAAGGTTTTTTGTAGAAATCCCCGACTTTGTAAAAATTAATTATACTGATTATCCCATACTCCTAGAGAGATCTATTAAATTAAACAATACCATAGAAAATACATCTCTATTAAATACAACAAATAATAACTCGAGTAATACCATAGAAAATACATCTCTATTAAATACAACAAATAATAACTCGAGTAATACCATAGAAAATACATCTCTATTAAATACAACAAATAATAACTCGAGTAATACCATAGAAAATACATCTCTATTAAATACAACAAATAATAACTCGAGTATTAACTTATCCGTTGTATATAACGAGAGTGAGGTAACAAAAAGTATGTCAAGTACTACGAAAGAGAGTGAAACTTCAAATGGAATAATTGGGACAATATTTGCCTCTATTATGGAAATAGTGGGAAGAATATTCCACTTCTTTGGATTTTAA
- a CDS encoding DNA-directed DNA polymerase II small subunit, with protein MLEDFLDIEILLTPESYRRINNMSEKERKDLLMKIKEFKSKNNTFIVLDDYFLNIFLKLDLENVIRMYKNCNFTKYYIGDGINNKEEMLESSTEVLDSTPSPICKIVDNTTSDTTEVVSNIAKDTSSEVIEKTENTLIEEKRKKRISEIKSIRNSINRRINYIAKDIESKISVYREWDVTGKSTCEGTIEDFKKYFKDRYNRIKKMIERKVKRKAYPLEKLYKMKGESDVFIVGIVFDISTTKNGHKKVEIEDEKSSFTVILMKDKIERGELPDDILLDEVVGFRGYVSNTGEIFFANECIRPDITPKTPRSIDEKIYTAFLSDIHVGSREFLGNVFKRFIELLNGKISKGIEEKIVSRLKYISIAGDLIDGVGVYPGQEEDLYEIDIMAQYSEIATYLEEIPEHIHIIISPGNHDAVRPAEPQPVLPKKVLKLFDSLDNITFISNPGYVNVHGLDFLIYHGRSFDDIVGQVSSAKYTDPPSIMRELLKRRHLCPTYGGRCPIAPEHIDYLVIHKEPDIFHAGHIHINGYGVYKGTVMVNSGTFQKQTEFQKKMGIHPTPGRIPIFDMSRIGDVYIEWNNGKITI; from the coding sequence ATGCTGGAGGATTTCTTAGATATTGAAATTCTTCTAACTCCCGAGTCCTACCGTAGAATAAACAACATGTCAGAAAAGGAGAGAAAAGATTTACTAATGAAAATTAAGGAATTTAAAAGTAAAAATAATACATTTATAGTACTAGACGACTATTTTTTAAATATTTTTCTAAAACTTGACTTAGAGAATGTTATAAGAATGTATAAAAACTGTAATTTCACAAAATACTACATAGGAGATGGGATAAATAACAAGGAGGAGATGTTAGAGAGTAGTACTGAGGTTCTTGATAGTACTCCATCTCCTATCTGTAAGATAGTCGATAACACCACATCTGATACTACTGAAGTTGTGAGTAATATTGCTAAGGATACATCTTCAGAAGTTATAGAAAAAACTGAAAATACTTTAATAGAGGAAAAGAGAAAGAAAAGAATATCTGAAATAAAATCTATAAGAAACAGTATAAACCGTAGAATAAACTATATAGCTAAAGATATAGAGAGTAAGATAAGTGTATATAGAGAGTGGGATGTTACAGGTAAATCCACATGTGAAGGTACTATAGAGGATTTTAAAAAGTACTTTAAAGATAGATACAACAGGATAAAGAAAATGATAGAGAGGAAAGTGAAGAGAAAAGCCTATCCTTTGGAGAAGTTGTATAAGATGAAAGGAGAAAGTGATGTATTCATCGTTGGAATAGTCTTTGATATAAGTACTACGAAGAATGGACATAAGAAGGTGGAGATAGAAGATGAAAAGAGTAGTTTTACAGTAATACTGATGAAGGACAAGATAGAGCGGGGTGAACTACCTGACGATATACTGTTGGATGAAGTTGTTGGATTTAGGGGTTATGTCTCAAATACTGGAGAGATATTCTTTGCAAATGAGTGTATAAGACCTGATATAACTCCAAAAACACCAAGAAGTATTGATGAAAAGATATACACCGCATTCCTATCTGATATCCACGTAGGGAGTAGAGAGTTCTTAGGGAATGTATTTAAAAGATTTATAGAACTACTAAACGGTAAGATAAGTAAAGGTATAGAAGAGAAGATCGTCAGTAGGTTGAAGTATATATCTATAGCAGGTGATCTCATAGATGGGGTTGGTGTATACCCAGGGCAGGAAGAAGACCTCTACGAGATAGATATTATGGCACAGTATTCTGAAATTGCAACATACCTGGAAGAGATACCTGAACATATACATATAATTATCTCCCCTGGAAACCACGACGCTGTAAGGCCTGCAGAACCTCAACCTGTATTACCTAAAAAGGTGTTGAAGTTATTCGACAGTTTAGACAACATTACATTTATAAGTAATCCAGGATATGTAAATGTCCATGGGTTGGATTTTCTGATATACCATGGTAGAAGTTTTGACGATATCGTAGGACAGGTGTCTTCTGCTAAATATACAGATCCTCCTTCTATAATGAGAGAACTGTTGAAGAGGAGACACCTATGTCCAACATATGGAGGTAGATGTCCTATAGCTCCTGAACATATAGATTACCTAGTTATTCATAAGGAACCTGATATATTCCACGCTGGACATATACATATAAACGGTTATGGTGTCTACAAAGGTACTGTGATGGTTAACAGCGGTACCTTCCAGAAACAGACAGAGTTTCAGAAGAAGATGGGTATTCACCCAACACCTGGGAGGATACCTATTTTTGATATGTCTAGAATAGGAGATGTATATATCGAGTGGAACAACGGGAAGATAACTATTTAA
- a CDS encoding YcaO-related McrA-glycine thioamidation protein, with protein sequence MDIIHMLETYRICHPTETWNRITPILNKIGVKNIERIDHLDRIGIPVYAVERITQDGVIYHLGKGPTDIQAKVSGSMEAIERYSAELKPDDRDRLKDKPDNPVDIRELILPVDVYRYLGGKNYIKGIKWIEGFDIINQCSLDVPAEGVFHPYRGKLFRSHTNGIASGNNLYEAILHGALEVIERDAWSIAELSGNTYKKIDVEGAKNPLIHELLEKFESANINVILKDLTGDVGIPTVGAVCDEEVWRDPALLCIGVGCHLHPEIAVIRALTEVAQSRSTQLHNKRRDTIRGNIVRKVGYERMKRIHKRWYQYRETVNIEDMENCATYNLKKDLEILKEKLIEAGFDKLIYVDLKKTEIDTVRVIIPRMEVYSIDRDRISPWVKERIKRIKPIK encoded by the coding sequence ATGGATATCATCCACATGTTGGAGACCTACAGAATATGCCATCCTACGGAAACCTGGAATAGAATAACCCCCATTCTCAATAAAATAGGTGTTAAAAACATAGAGAGAATAGATCATCTAGATAGGATAGGTATTCCCGTTTATGCGGTAGAGAGAATAACCCAAGATGGTGTAATATATCACCTAGGTAAAGGGCCTACAGATATACAGGCTAAGGTTTCAGGATCTATGGAGGCTATAGAGAGATACTCTGCAGAATTAAAACCAGATGATAGAGATAGGCTTAAAGACAAACCTGATAATCCTGTAGATATAAGAGAACTTATTTTACCTGTGGATGTATATAGGTATCTTGGAGGGAAAAATTATATCAAAGGTATCAAGTGGATAGAGGGATTTGACATTATAAACCAGTGTAGCTTAGATGTACCTGCAGAGGGAGTGTTCCATCCCTACAGGGGTAAATTATTCAGGAGTCATACAAATGGTATAGCCTCTGGTAACAACCTATACGAAGCTATCCTCCATGGAGCTCTCGAAGTTATAGAGAGGGATGCCTGGAGCATTGCAGAACTCTCTGGAAATACCTATAAGAAGATAGATGTGGAAGGGGCGAAAAATCCCTTGATACACGAACTGTTGGAGAAGTTTGAAAGTGCTAATATAAACGTCATACTTAAGGATCTAACAGGGGATGTAGGTATCCCCACTGTGGGGGCAGTATGTGATGAAGAAGTTTGGAGGGATCCTGCCCTTCTATGCATAGGTGTAGGGTGTCATCTACATCCTGAGATTGCAGTTATCAGGGCTCTTACTGAAGTAGCCCAGAGTAGATCTACACAACTTCACAACAAGAGAAGAGATACTATAAGAGGGAATATAGTAAGGAAAGTAGGTTATGAGAGGATGAAAAGAATTCACAAAAGGTGGTATCAGTACAGGGAAACTGTAAATATCGAGGATATGGAGAATTGTGCAACTTATAATCTAAAAAAGGATCTGGAGATATTGAAGGAGAAACTGATAGAGGCAGGTTTTGACAAACTTATATACGTAGATCTGAAAAAAACGGAGATAGACACTGTAAGGGTTATAATACCAAGGATGGAAGTTTACTCCATAGATAGAGATAGGATATCTCCCTGGGTAAAAGAGAGGATAAAAAGAATAAAACCTATTAAATAG
- a CDS encoding 4Fe-4S binding protein: MVVRIVVDKDKCIGCGRCYDVCPKGPLIWKMDKDKKYYAYDTSYCHNCKLCTGRCPTNAISIIKEGV, translated from the coding sequence TTGGTTGTAAGGATAGTAGTAGATAAGGATAAATGTATAGGATGTGGTAGATGCTACGATGTGTGTCCAAAAGGTCCTTTAATATGGAAGATGGACAAAGATAAAAAGTACTACGCCTACGACACAAGTTACTGCCACAACTGTAAGTTATGCACAGGTAGGTGTCCTACCAATGCTATATCTATAATTAAAGAAGGTGTTTAG
- a CDS encoding winged helix-turn-helix transcriptional regulator, with the protein MDEKDMKILEILMKDGRKPYTEIAKMLNTSESSVRKRIRKMEEEGIIKGYRAEVEPSKIGYNVVALTGFDTNPEDFLTVAKKLCEFEEVKKVWTSTGDHMIMTEIWARDGKELSEILFNKLGKIDGVKKICPAIILEELK; encoded by the coding sequence ATGGACGAAAAGGATATGAAGATACTTGAAATATTGATGAAGGACGGTAGAAAACCCTACACAGAGATTGCAAAGATGTTAAATACTAGTGAAAGTTCTGTAAGGAAGAGGATTAGAAAGATGGAGGAAGAAGGTATTATTAAGGGCTACAGAGCAGAGGTAGAGCCCTCTAAAATTGGGTACAACGTAGTTGCATTAACTGGATTTGATACCAACCCAGAGGATTTCCTCACAGTTGCAAAGAAACTCTGTGAATTTGAAGAGGTAAAAAAGGTGTGGACTTCCACCGGAGATCATATGATCATGACTGAGATCTGGGCACGGGATGGTAAAGAACTATCTGAGATACTTTTTAACAAGTTAGGTAAAATAGATGGAGTTAAAAAGATATGCCCTGCAATAATACTAGAGGAGTTGAAATAA
- a CDS encoding bacteriohemerythrin → MEIIKWSKDLESGIEAFDGEHKVLIKTINQIYTLMREGNKDEAKKILVDTVITYADKHFKHEEEVMERYNYPKEKLDGHKKMHNFFVKYLVETLLPEIERGDDKKFNDALNFIVGWLIMHIKNMDVNGYGKWFKEKKIEIPDKMIEI, encoded by the coding sequence GTGGAGATAATAAAATGGTCCAAAGATCTAGAATCAGGAATAGAAGCATTTGACGGAGAGCATAAGGTACTTATAAAAACTATAAACCAAATATACACTCTGATGAGGGAAGGAAATAAAGATGAAGCAAAAAAAATACTAGTCGATACAGTAATTACCTATGCAGATAAACACTTTAAACATGAAGAGGAAGTCATGGAAAGGTACAACTATCCCAAGGAGAAGTTAGATGGTCATAAAAAGATGCATAATTTTTTTGTTAAATACCTTGTAGAAACCCTCCTTCCAGAGATTGAAAGGGGAGATGACAAAAAGTTTAACGATGCATTAAATTTTATAGTTGGATGGCTTATTATGCATATAAAGAATATGGATGTAAATGGGTATGGAAAATGGTTTAAAGAGAAGAAAATAGAGATACCTGATAAGATGATAGAGATATAA
- a CDS encoding ferritin-like domain-containing protein — protein sequence MVNVELVNEHKIGVTKGTDLEKEVEANFKGECTEVGLYLAMARQAQREGLPEVAEVLRRIAFEEAEHAAHFAEMNGIISENLKENIEKMLEGECKANKEKKAAAKKAKELNIDHAHDFFDESSRDEARHAMMLKGLLERYFK from the coding sequence ATGGTTAATGTAGAGTTGGTAAATGAACACAAGATAGGTGTTACAAAGGGTACAGATTTAGAAAAAGAGGTTGAAGCAAACTTTAAAGGAGAGTGTACAGAGGTAGGTCTATATCTGGCAATGGCAAGACAGGCCCAGAGGGAGGGATTACCAGAGGTTGCAGAAGTATTGAGAAGGATAGCCTTTGAAGAAGCTGAACATGCTGCCCACTTTGCAGAGATGAATGGAATTATATCCGAGAACTTGAAAGAGAACATCGAGAAGATGTTGGAAGGGGAGTGTAAGGCAAACAAGGAAAAGAAAGCTGCCGCTAAGAAAGCTAAGGAGTTAAATATCGATCATGCTCATGACTTCTTCGATGAATCAAGTAGAGACGAAGCTAGGCATGCTATGATGTTGAAGGGATTGTTGGAGAGGTACTTCAAGTAA